A window of the Gordonia humi genome harbors these coding sequences:
- a CDS encoding CaiB/BaiF CoA transferase family protein — MSTDGLPLSGVRVVDLTDGVAGVAPRFLADLGADVILVEPRAGVDSRRAEPMHDGLSLVFASTHANKRGVAVDLGTEGGRDELLRLTDSADLVFESQAVGRLGDLGVGPAVMRERNSDLVVVSLTDFGQTGPYRDYRGGELVTTALSSALTRSGAADREPLLPPGDLARQTAAVSAAYYGLAALRTARQSGVGDYIDLSLFELAAQDLDPGLGMAGTATLGRPITDLPPGRPDVRMMYPILPCADGFVRTFIGAPKQWLALWEWLGRPEEFADDSYQQIATRFKNWTAIRLAVERLFADKTCDEVVEYAAAHGIAMAALNTPAEAMASDHVRERASFVDAEIAPGVTAAVANGFVELDDVRAGFRRRAPELDEHAGARWEGATRAPVDPDGSQTGPRLPLAGLRVLDLGVIVVGAETGRVLADLGADVVKVESRSFKDGARQSDSVERVSRPFSIGNRGKRSVGLNLRSDDGKAAFKRLVAASDVVLTNFKPGTMESLGLGYDELRAVNPAIVMVENSALGSRGPWSKRMGYGPLVRSTVGLTSLWRHPDTDDAFGDDMTIYPDQSAARVGVGAVLAALVGRESTGVGCKIGVAQMEVVFSQLSIGYTRESLEPGTLRPRGNVNEFHAPTGVYPTLGEDGFVAVEVTDDRQWAALAAEMGRADLAVDARYATREARCQHRSEVDDLVAEWTAPQQARAVQDRLQAVGVAAGAAIHAFDLVGDPQLIDRGQFGSIDQPGYPKPLVVHVDPAHSENLATVPLRRAPWMAEHTRDVLVDVAGYTHDEVEALIASGAAEIQEVAAGAARSAEGAGRSSGERDLGE; from the coding sequence GGCGCGGACGTGATCCTGGTGGAGCCGCGGGCCGGCGTCGACTCCCGGCGTGCCGAGCCGATGCACGACGGCCTCAGCCTGGTATTCGCGTCGACGCACGCCAACAAGAGGGGCGTCGCGGTGGATCTCGGGACCGAGGGAGGTCGCGACGAGCTGCTTCGGCTCACCGACTCGGCCGATCTGGTATTCGAGTCGCAGGCGGTCGGGCGACTCGGCGACCTCGGCGTCGGGCCCGCGGTGATGCGCGAGCGGAACAGCGATCTCGTCGTGGTCTCGCTGACCGATTTCGGCCAGACCGGACCCTACCGCGACTATCGAGGCGGCGAACTCGTGACGACCGCCCTCAGCTCGGCGTTGACCAGGTCCGGTGCGGCCGATCGCGAACCGCTGCTTCCGCCGGGCGATCTCGCTCGGCAGACGGCCGCGGTCAGTGCGGCGTACTACGGGTTGGCCGCGCTTCGCACGGCTCGGCAGTCGGGGGTGGGTGACTACATCGACTTGTCACTCTTCGAACTCGCTGCTCAGGATCTCGATCCCGGCCTCGGTATGGCCGGCACCGCGACGTTGGGCCGACCGATCACCGACCTGCCTCCGGGACGGCCGGACGTTCGGATGATGTATCCGATCCTGCCGTGCGCCGACGGATTCGTCCGGACGTTCATCGGGGCTCCCAAACAGTGGCTCGCTCTGTGGGAGTGGTTGGGACGCCCCGAGGAGTTCGCGGACGACTCGTATCAGCAGATCGCCACGCGGTTCAAGAATTGGACCGCGATCCGCCTCGCGGTGGAGAGACTGTTCGCCGACAAGACCTGCGACGAAGTGGTGGAGTACGCGGCGGCCCACGGCATCGCGATGGCGGCCCTTAACACGCCCGCCGAGGCGATGGCCAGCGACCATGTGCGCGAACGCGCGTCGTTCGTGGATGCCGAGATCGCTCCGGGGGTGACCGCTGCGGTCGCGAACGGATTCGTCGAGTTGGACGACGTCCGTGCCGGTTTCCGGCGACGGGCCCCCGAGCTGGACGAGCACGCCGGCGCTCGATGGGAGGGCGCGACTCGTGCACCGGTCGACCCCGACGGGTCGCAGACCGGACCGAGGCTGCCGCTCGCCGGGCTCCGGGTCCTCGATCTCGGTGTCATCGTGGTCGGTGCGGAGACCGGCCGTGTGCTGGCCGATCTTGGTGCGGATGTCGTCAAGGTCGAGAGCAGGTCGTTCAAAGACGGTGCGCGCCAATCAGACTCGGTGGAGCGGGTGAGTCGCCCGTTCTCGATCGGCAACCGCGGTAAGCGCAGCGTCGGACTCAATCTCCGGAGCGACGACGGCAAGGCGGCGTTCAAGCGTCTCGTAGCGGCATCCGATGTGGTGCTGACGAACTTCAAACCGGGCACCATGGAATCTCTCGGCCTGGGATATGACGAACTGCGCGCGGTGAATCCGGCGATCGTCATGGTCGAGAACAGTGCGCTCGGCAGTCGTGGACCATGGAGCAAACGCATGGGTTACGGGCCGCTGGTCCGGTCGACGGTGGGGCTCACCTCGTTGTGGCGACACCCGGACACCGATGATGCGTTCGGCGACGACATGACGATCTACCCTGACCAGAGTGCGGCGCGCGTCGGGGTCGGCGCGGTGCTCGCGGCGCTGGTCGGTCGGGAGAGCACCGGGGTCGGCTGCAAGATCGGCGTCGCCCAGATGGAGGTCGTCTTCTCGCAGCTCAGCATCGGGTACACCCGTGAGTCGCTGGAGCCCGGAACACTGCGTCCTCGGGGCAACGTCAATGAGTTCCATGCACCCACCGGGGTATACCCGACACTCGGCGAGGACGGCTTCGTCGCGGTGGAGGTCACCGACGATCGACAGTGGGCGGCGCTGGCCGCCGAGATGGGGCGCGCCGACCTCGCCGTCGATGCGCGGTATGCCACGCGCGAAGCGCGATGTCAGCACCGGTCGGAGGTCGACGATCTGGTCGCGGAGTGGACAGCCCCGCAGCAGGCACGAGCGGTACAGGATCGGCTGCAGGCGGTCGGGGTCGCCGCGGGCGCCGCGATTCACGCGTTCGACCTGGTCGGCGACCCGCAGTTGATCGATCGGGGCCAGTTCGGCTCTATCGATCAGCCCGGATACCCGAAGCCGCTCGTCGTGCACGTGGATCCGGCACACAGCGAGAACCTGGCCACGGTGCCGCTGCGCCGCGCACCGTGGATGGCCGAGCACACCCGTGACGTCCTCGTCGACGTCGCCGGGTACACCCATGACGAGGTCGAGGCGCTGATTGCGAGCGGCGCCGCCGAGATCCAGGAGGTCGCCGCTGGAGCCGCGCGCTCGGCGGAAGGAGCGGGCCGGTCGAGTGGTGAGCGCGACCTGGGAGAGTGA